In a single window of the Magnolia sinica isolate HGM2019 chromosome 7, MsV1, whole genome shotgun sequence genome:
- the LOC131250937 gene encoding SAC3 family protein C, producing the protein MERRRRDWKAGRAHLPSSSSSQSANSTYQRPKFPSNASRNPENYNRNPSTGKQRIKEGEDSCNLPSVIGTCPDMCPARERAQRERLRDLSVFERLNGNPGRTSSTLAVKKFCRTMSTMDMQASDVRPLPVLRNTLKYLFNLLDSSEQPFEVVHDFVFDRTRSIRQDLGMQNIISDQSIHMYEEMVKFHIISHHKLMRCSGDSNISSLHYLNMEQLMKSLVSLFDLYDINQKSSSINKNAAEFYSFYVLLHLAPNSQPMGESLSLWLRQLPSTVIKSKEMCFARSLLRHSRMGNYKRFFSIIAAEASHLQFFLIEPFINEVRAIALSYINHGNYKLHPYPLAHLSELLMMKESEVESLCNACGLETSTDEAGIKLVPTKQTGFCLPKGGFQNYSFLGLERLQRQAAFNDARQAANTE; encoded by the exons ATGGAGAGGAGACGCAGAGATTGGAAAGCGGGAAGAGCTCAtcttccctcttcttcttcttctcaatctGCCAATTCCACATATCAACGACCGAAATTCCCCTCAAATGCCTCTAGAAATCCAGAAAATTACAACCGTAATCCTTCCACTGGCAAACAGAGGATCAAAGAAGGCGAAGATTCTTGCAATCTTCCCTCCGTAATCGGAACCTGCCCCGACATGTGCCCAG CAAGGGAAAGAGCCCAACGTGAGCGACTCAGAGATTTATCTGTGTTCGAGAGGTTAAATGGGAATCCAGGGAGAACGTCTTCTACCCTTGCTGTCAAAAAG TTTTGCAGAACTATGTCTACCATGGATATGCAGGCATCAGACGTGCGGCCTCTCCCAGTGTTACGAAACACATTGAAGTACCTCTTCAACTTATTGGACTCTTCAGAACAACCATTTGAAGTAGTTCATGACTTTGTCTTTGATAGGACAAGATCGATTCGACAAGATCTTGGCATGCAGAACATCATTAGTGATCAATCGATTCACATGTATGAGGAAATG GTTAAATTTCATATCATATCGCACCACAAGCTTATGAGATGTAGTGGCGACTCCAATATTTCTTCCCTGCATTATCTGAACATGGAGCAGCTCATGAAATCTCTTGTATCTCTTTTTGATCTCTATGACATCAATCAAAAGTCCAGCTCCATTAACAAGAATGCAGCCGAGTTCTATTCATTTTATGTACTTCTGCATCTTGCTCCTAACAGCCAACCAATG GGGGAGTCACTATCTCTGTGGTTACGGCAACTGCCCTCTACAGTTATTAAGTCGAAGGAAATGTGTTTTGCTCGGAGTCTTTTAAG GCACTCTAGAATGGGCAACTACAAGCGTTTCTTCAGTATCATAGCAGCAGAGGCATCTCATCTTCAATTCTTCCTTATAGAGCCTTTCATCAATGAG GTTCGTGCAATTGCATTGTCTTATATCAACCACgggaactacaagcttcatccataCCCTCTGGCCCACCTGTCTGAACTCTTGATGATGAAG GAGTCCGAAGTGGAGTCCTTATGCAATGCTTGTGGGCTTGAAACCAGCACGGATGAAGCAGGAATTAAGCTTGTGCCCACTAAGCAAACGGGTTTCTGTCTGCCCAAAGGGGGGTTCCAAAACTACAGCTTCTTGGGTTTGGAAAGATTGCagag GCAAGCTGCATTCAATGACGCCAGACAAGCTGCCAATACCGAGTGA
- the LOC131250938 gene encoding F-box protein At3g07870-like: MARPAKINQRKYIKNKNSRRREVLWNSISLEKGKSLSDYPEEIISNILSRLPASSLNDLKRVCKNWLDIISSSCFIQCHLARVQPYLIERKTFWNNQIRSVDVKDSEIRVRNLVIGCDWEILATCNGLLLIKDYLLDDICISNPATKQLLRLPTCSKSPCDDYHLLHDLEYYVGFDYAELDFYRFGYAPSTREYKVVHFFHDGFHQLCEILTLGSDSWRRIDISFLVLPLIFSEQLSLNNGVLPLIFSDQLSLNGVLHWVVGYHYIMSMDVAQETFDETRIPSCIRPNYDTFYMDETFHLSDIRGSPSLINRISDVEFEVWILKDFQIKEWIKLRNIDGTARGLINLIPLPCLRNDEVVFQSREKKSGHLVLSTYDFKLQKMIQGMIH; encoded by the exons ATGGCACGTCCAGCTAAAATCAATCAACGCAAGTATATAAAGAATAAGAACTCTAGAAGAAGGGAAGTCTTATGGAATTCTATTTCTTTAGAAAAAGGGAAGTCTCTATCAGATTATCCGGAAGAGATAATCTCGAATATTCTCTCTCGCCTTCCAGCTTCATCTCTTAATGACCTAAAGCGTGTATGCAAGAACTGGTTAGACATAATCTCTAGTTCTTGTTTCATACAGTGCCACCTCGCTCGAGTCCAACCATACCTCATTGAAAGAAAAACATTTTGGAATAATCAGATTCGTTCCGTGGATGTAAAAGATTCCGAAATAAGGGTGCGAAATCTGGTTATAGGTTGTGATTGGGAGATCTTAGCTACCTGTAACGGATTGCTTTTGATAAAAGATTATCTTCTAGACGACATTTGTATCTCCAATCCAGCTACCAAGCAATTGCTACGGCTTCCAACATGTTCTAAATCTCCGTGTGATGACTACCATCTTCTACATGACTTGGAATATTATGTGGGATTCGATTATGCGGAACTCGACTTTTATAGGTTTGGATACGCTCCTTCCACTAGGGAATATAAAGTTGTGCACTTCTTCCACGATGGTTTCCATCAGTTGTGTGAGATACTAACCTTAGGTTCGGATTCATGGAGAAGGATTGATATCTCGTTTCTCGTTTTGCCATTGATATTCAGTGAGCAACTATCGCTGAATAATGGGGTTTTGCCATTGATATTCAGTGATCAACTATCGCTGAATGGGGTTTTGCACTGGGTGGTTGGTTATCATTATATAATGTCTATGGATGTTGCCCAAGAGACGTTTGATGAAACGCGAATTCCAAGTTGCATCAGGCCAAATTATGATACGTTTTACATGGATGAAACTTTTCATCTTTCGGATATTAGAGGCTCTCCATCTCTCATTAACAGAATCTCTGATGTTgaatttgaggtttggatcttgAAGGACTTTCAAATAAAAGAGTGGATAAAATTGCGGAATATCGACGGGACTGCAAGAGGCTTAATTAATCTTATTCCTCTTCCTTGCTTGAGAAATGACGAGGTTGTATTCCAATCTCGTGAAAAGAAAAGTGGGCACTTGGTGTTGTCCACCTACGATTTCAAACTTCAGAAGATGATTCAG GGAATGATCCATTGA
- the LOC131251922 gene encoding large ribosomal subunit protein P1-like yields MSVSEQACNYACLLLHDDGISITADKISAIVSAAGIEVESYLPGLFTNLVQKRSIDDLISNVGSGGGAYDWGDL; encoded by the exons ATGTCTGTTAGTGAACAAGCCTGCAACTACGCCTGCTTGCTTCTACATGACGATGGCATTTCCATCACG GCCGATAAGATCTCGGCCATTGTGAGTGCAGCTGGTATCGAGGTCGAGTCCTACTTGCCAGGTCTCTTCACTAACCTCGTGCAGAAGAGAAGTATTGACGATCTCATCTCCAATGTTGGATCTG GAGGTGGCGCATATGATTGGGGGGATCTGTAG